The Fulvia fulva chromosome 1, complete sequence region TTCGTCGTTGTCCACAAGAACTTCGCCAGTCTCTTCTGCTTACCGCTCTACTCCCACAAAGGCTCAGGCATGAAAAAGTACCTCGACAACGATGACCACATGAAAGAAGTCATCGAAGTCAGAGACGTCATCTACCGCGGCGCTCAGGGACGTTGGATTCAGCAGCACAAATTCTACAACCCGCTGGACTTTGTGCACAAGGATTCTCCGAGGAATTGTCTTATCAAGGAGACGATTGTGCATTTGTCAGGAGGGGTGCGCATCGATTGGCATGAGCCTGCGACGTATGTGGGGAGATTTACGCAGAGGTCGCATGAGGCGCTTGTGAAGTATTATTTGCAGGTGCAGAGGAAGGCACAGGCTGAGGTTTGTACGAATTGGCCGAAGGTTGGGACGAATCCGAGGATGAATACGGATTATTTGAGAGGGAAGTGATGATAGCCTTGGCAGCAGTCGCTGGCTTCGGGATTCTCCGATGCGATGTGCTGGCCTTAGCACATGCAGGCTTGGCTTCGTCTACATGCCATTGCGCTAAGCTGTGCGGCGGCCTTGTAATTAAACACGGTCATGATCCAGCATAATGATGCCTCGTGGTGTCATGGTCTCTCTTTCCCGAAGAAACGGGCCGCCTTGTAGATACTTAGTCCATATCCATTCGTCAACATTGTACCTCTGTTTCATCAAGCCCTGCAAACCTTCACCGTCGCAAAAGCATAGGTCAGCTTACCAGCTCACCTGCTCCTACCTTCGCACCTATATCAACCCACACATTATCCTCCCTCCTCACTCTCATCCCACTCCAACCACACTCACAACACCATCACCACGCAACACCATCACCACCACAcaacaccaccaccaccattACGACCAACCAAAAAATGGCAGAACCCCCCTCCACCCCACCCCCTCCCACCCCCTCCCCCCCCACCTCCTCGCCATCCTCGCCATCCTCGCCTCCACAACCCTCCAACTCCTCACCCTAACCCTCGGCTTCCTAACCACCGCCTTCATCTCCGCCTTCACGATCAGTACGCTCAAAGACCACGCATTCTCATCATCTCCGCGATCCCAGAAGTGCATGGAACTCTTCTTGACCCTTGCGAACGGACTGCCCTATGCCCTCTTCCTCGTCGGCTGGATCGAGGAGCAGTTTTATGGGGGCAGTAGCGAGATGGGGCTGATGAGGACAATCTTCGACGTCGGCGCGGTTGTGGGGTTGGTTGCGATGGGGAATTTGGTGATTTATGGGCTTGTTATGGCCGTGGATCGCGTCCTCCTTTCCATCAGAGTCAGAGTCAGGGGCGGGGAGGGCGGGGAGGGGTATGAGAGGATCCCAGACCTCGAAGATGGGTGTTCCGACTTCTCCCACGACGATAACGATGACGACGATGACGACAATGATCCAAATGGCGAGAAAAACGAAACCCAAACCCTCCTCCTAACCGCAACCACAATCCTGCACAACACCATCACCAACGCCGCGGCCAGAATCTCAGCACTGACGAGCATCGACGAAGAAGCCGGGGTCGAGAACCAACGGCTGTGCGCTGAGAATGCCACACTTCGCCAGGAGCTTCAGAAGCTCCAGGTCGAGAGTGGGAGTGCGGGTCTTGCTATTCGGATGTGGTGAATGTTTGGTGGAAGGAAAGCTATGAAGGAATCGGGTGGGTCCGCCGAGATCGAGAGCCTTGAAGGATGAAGGTCGAGAATGGCGAAAGTAATCTTGCAGTCCGGGTGTGTCTAACTGAAGGAGATCCATCGCCTCTTCGAGCGACAGCTTGGTAGCAAAGACACCACAAAAACCGAGTACGATGAGAATAGCGCCCTGTATGGCTTGATAGCATACCATGATATTCCACCATCTCATCTGCATACTCCTCTCATCTCCACTATGCTGCTGTATAGCTGCCTAGATCTATGCTCCATCATCTATACCAGATCCGTCCTGCCCTGCCGATCAAAATCTGTCGAAAAAGTGTCGTCTGACTGTCTTTTTACTCTCCATGACCTGACCCACGATGAAATATGGCGTCTCGTCACCCGTGGAGTAGTGCTGTAAAACAGTTAAATGAAAATATGCCTTGCTCTCGCATATTGCACACGATTGTGCAGTGGTATCAAACGCCATTCAAATGTGCCCCGTCGCCGTCAGATGCTTCCCTTCGCCGTTCGCCATGCTTGCTGAATTATCAAAGAATGGTCGCACCCATTCGGTGCATGCTGTGGAGGTAGATACTACCTTCCATTTATTCTATTCCTGCCGTGATGTCGTCTTCGTCAACTCCCACTCATCCGCCTCTTGTGCCGGAGTCATCGTAGGAAGCGCCCTTCCCGCCGCGCTCGAGCTGCCGATCATGCTAGTACGCTTGCTGCCGGGCTGCGAGTCGGGAAGTTCTGGGTTCAAGAAGTCTGTGCTTCGCTGTCCCTCGGGAATCATGCCGTACTGCGACGATACGCTTCTAGCAGCGCCGCGGGAGCCATGGGTGCCTGCACGTGGGCGCACGGTGGGGACAGGCACGTTTCCGATGGTATCGAAAGTGCTGACCTCACCACCTAGGTTGAGGGAGGTGACACTGGGCTGGTAGCTCAGTCTAGATGGTGAAGGGTCGGTCACGCTGCGCATTGGGGCCTTGCCTGTAGCGCCTATAGCAGGCCGGTGGACCGAATCGTCCTCGACAATCGTTCTACTTATGTCGATGGCCGAGCTGTCGGCTCCTGCGATGGTATCCTGCGTCATGTCTCTTGTACTCCAGCTAGCGCGGTGAGGTCGAGCGCCGAATGGTAGGTTGTACATGCTGTGCACGCTAGGTGCTCGGCTGCTGTTAGCGCGACTCCGACCGGGCGTGCCAGTTGCACCTCTTCCTGGGTATGGGTCCTCGTCCAAGAACGAAGCGTTTGGCTCGCGAAGCTCCGAAGTGAAATTCTTATCCTCGTCCTCGATCTTGTGCAAGCGTCGCACATTCTTCATCTCAAATCCTGGCTCGGGCTCGGGCTCGGGCTCTGgtttcttcttcttctccttcacCGGCTTGGGCGGTCGCGGAAGGTCGTTAAGCGTCCGGTCCAAGTGGTCAAAGTACTTCTCACGCATACCATGCCACTTCCTCGGTCGAAACTCTTCTTGGTTACGTGACACAGACATGTAAGAGCTGATAGCACCCACAATGATGGCGATCATGGTGATGATCGTCAAGAATCCCTGGATGACGATGATGACGATTCCAATCACGGTAGTGGTAATACGCTGGAGATTGAACTCGATATCAAAGGCAGCCGAGAGAGCCACAGATGCCACTTTGCTGAAGCCAAGACAGTACACAACTATTATGTTGAGTCTCTGTCCCTCAAACGGGCGTGCCCAGAGCAGGAAGGCAAATGCGAGAACCTCGACGACAAGAAGACCGAAGACCTGTGCTTTGGCATAGCCAGAGGCACCGGCATAGAAGATGGCTCGAACAAATTCGTAAAACAGCCAGAAGGTGAAGAACCACCAGCGAGTCCTTCGGAAGCGAGACGCCAGCCAGCCGAACTTCTTCGTGTAGTCTTCGTTGTCGTGTATGCTGCGTTGGGTGTTCACAGCGCCGCCGGATGTCATTCGCTTCCAGAGTGGTACGTTGCGGGTCTCGCTATGATCGTCCTTCTGTTGTACGCCCTGTTCTTCGACAGTGGTCTGCGCCTGCTCCTTGCCGAACCACGGAACAGGAAACTTGCCGCCCAAGAGCTTGTTACGCTCGAAACCATTGGCTCGGTCAGCATCGTGCTCCGCTACGGACCATTTGTACCAGACTGCATACGCAGCGATGGCAGGCAACCCCAGAAAGCATATGATGAAGACGATCGCTGCGACGCCCTTGACACCACCCGCTGAGCCGTACGTGAATTGGAAGATGGTCAAGAACATGAGCACAAACCAGCCGATGAACCATGTCCGTAGAGCGACAAGGCCGGTGTAGCCTAGCCAGTGGTCGCGGAAGTACTTGAATTTGTCTGTCTTGATCCACTTCAAGCGGGCCATGCCTTCTAGAGTCCATTTGAATGCGACGACGGATGCTACCATTAGTACAATGAGGATTAAGAACCAGAGGAAGCCAGTCATGAAAGCATTACTGACAGCGATGCCTTCCTCGGCCAAGGTACCCGCGAAACCAGAGTAGTTTCCCGGCAGTGGCAGTCCATTGTGGACGGGATGTCCATACCACTTGTAACCGTCACTGGCGTCAGCAATGCTGTTGTCGCGGGCGTGCAGCGATCGCTCTACAGTCTTCTGCAAAACATCGCGGCTGAGAACATTGCTGTAGTCACGGCCGTAGATCTCCGATGCAACATTACGAACAAGCGGGTGTCTAGAAGCCGAGCTGAAAGCCTTCTCGATGCCAGAGCTCATCATTCGCTTGTAGATGAGACTGATATCGTAGCCACCGCCGACATTGGAGTTGTCGGCGCCAGACTGCGCGGCACCGACTTGAGAAGTATTGCCAACGTTGGTGCCAATAAGTGAGTCAATGCTGCGCTGCATGCTTGATGTGTAGATCATGCCTCCAGCCCAGGCGAAGTTGGTCCACCAAGCCACAAGTACGGATGGCCAGTTCACCGACAACGCTCCAGTGAAGAAGATGTGCTGCCACACAGCGAAGACCACGCCAACTGATAAGGAGTGGGCGTAGTGTAGACGCATCGTTGGGACTGCTTCACCATAAATAGCAGTTGCGAACGATGCGATCAGCGCCACGAAAGTGAAGATGCCCAGCACGCTCCCCACTGACTTGGGTTGTCCGAATGAGTTGCCATTGGTCACTACGGCAGAGTAACAAGCGATCTCGGAACGTGTGGTGTTGGAGAAGATGCGGAGAATGGCCTCTCCCTCGAAGTCGGGAATGCTGAGGGCGATGGGCGGTATGTTGGCAACGTCCGATTCCGACACCGGGATAACACCACTTGCCGTGATCGGAACACTGCTGTTTACCGGACACATACTATGTGAAGAGTGATTAGCTTTGCGAGCACTTCCTCAATTAGGCAGCACATTTCACATACCTGTAAATGTTTGCATTACATGGGTTGAAGACCAAATCGAAGCGATCCTCACCGTAGGCGTACACACCAATGTACATCATCAGGCTGTCGTTGTTAATGCCGGTATTGCCTGCCAAATGGAACAGCACGGTCATGTTGTCCTTGTAGTATGCAGCATCGAAGCGAGTGACGTTGATCTGACTGTTGCCCATGCAGTCTCCAAAGTCGTCCGTGTATAGCGAGGGCCTTCGATTGTCGTCCAGATAGAGAGTCTCGCCATGGCCGGTCTGGTATGTGATCCAGCTCGTACGGCTGCCATCGCTCACGGCCAGCGCGAGCTGTAGGCTTGATAGAAGGACAAACAGGGCTGCCAGCCCTGCTCCTATCCGCGGAATCATCCTCGATGAGGATGTGTGTAGTTGTCGCAGTCAGAGACGCCAACGACAATCGGTGCTCAATCTCTCCACCCTTGGCGGTGTTGTGCTGACCGGTTCGGCGTAGAGCACACCAGGCCCGGACGTGGTTCTGCGATGCTCGCCAATGTGCTGAGAGATGGATAGCAATGCGGGTCGGTGGGTCAGGTCGGCGAGCTCAGTATCGGGAGGATCCGAGGCGTGAAAGAGTGCGTGTGGAGGAGAAGGGGTCGTAGCGAATGTGGGCGTTTCGTAGATGTTCAGGACCAGGATGCGCGTCGGTGAATGCAAGATCCTAGCGCAGGGTTCTCGCTCGCTTCATGCTCGGAAGGCGCTCGACGAATAGGGGAGCGACGGTATGGAGCGGCACTGGCACAGCGAGCGTCGATGCTTCAAGCTGTGGCTGTTGTAGTAGTATGCAAGAAGAGGAGTGGCGTGGGGCTAGCTCCGGAGTATCGACATGCGTTGGTGAGCAAGAAGCGCCACTCGTTCTTGATGGCCAGCATCGCAAAGAAACAACGACTCATACGGCAGATGCCATCGAAAGACCGCACACCTCTACGAAGCGGCCCATGTTGCTGCGGAGGTGTTGTTTCAGAGCATTCCAGCAAGGAATCCCAAGAACCATGTAGAGTCCACTCCGCGGGCAGGCCAAGAAACAGGCATCTCCATCCTCCGGCGATAGCCTTTCCGAGAGATGTATACCACCTCCTCCTACCTCCTTCGCTCCCCTGTCCCGTGTGCTCTTTCGATATGCATCCATCTTGATCCATCGACACATCAGCCAGAGCTCGCCCCGCGCATCACCCATCAATTATCATCAATCAACGCCCCTTCACCATCCATCGCTACCATCCAGTCGCCACACTCCCACACCTAAGCGCCACGACGCAGATCCGCTCCAAGAATAAGCTGGCCCGGAGCTCCAATGCCTGTACATGTGCACAAGCCCTGCACGACGCGTACAACATGAATGCGAATGCGCGCGGGAACAGCGTGCTACCTACCACTGCTTGACAGCGTCTCCTGCTTGATGTCGTTCTAGCCTTTGCACCAACACGGCGTACCTGCATCAAGTGCTTGCATTCGGCATGCAGCTCATCACATTGGACACATCTCTCTACGACGTCCACAGATATTTGACCGACTCGTCGCGGGCATAATGACTTCCGAGGTCAACAAACGATGAGTCGAGGAGGCCTCTCTGTCTCGGAGTTGTCGACGGCAAAATATACTCCCAATATCGAGCTAATGTTGAACATCTCGGTCTGTCCCGCTAATGGCCTCGTCACGTCACTGCACTACCAGACCATCCCTTTTGTTTATATCTCTCCTTGACATCTTAGACGCCGCATATACCACCGAAAGTTCGGCATCTGCAAGCAATCCCCATCGCCCCAACGGCCAACCCATCATCCCTCGGACGCATGGTGAGGTCAAACGTATTCAGCGCTGTGTACTCCAGTTTAGGCCTCCGGGGCTGTCTCTGAAACATATGCTGCCGAATGTCGTTGAGGCCATGGCGATTGTTTTTGCTATCCTTGATACCATCTATCGTGTCATCCTTTGGTCCGTCCGTTCTCTCTAGCCGTGTGTTGGGTTGTAGATTGTGAAGAGGCTGTCACATGCTCAACCAAGCACGGTTCTGGTGGAGGTATATATTCACATTGATCAAGCCCATCTTTCGAGCAGTCCTTGTTGTCTCGATGGTCCACAAACTTGAACACTTGCACAACACAAACTTGTTCAGGAAAGCCACGCCAGCACCACCACCTGAGCGCTATGTCGCTTGACTGGCACTGCTGCTGGGTCCAGACGACATTGAGCCAGCGTCGACTGTTTTTGCCATCATCCGTCCTTCCGCGTTAGTAAACATCCACCATACATCTTCATCATGTCTCGACTCAACGCAGTATCACGAAGGTGACCTCCATTGCACGCATCTCCTCGTTTTTGGTATCTACCGTCTACAACTATACACTCTAATACAACCCGAAGTGGAGATAATACCACAGCGCGGCTCTGATAGCCTTGCGCATTCCCCTTACATTCGTGCCCATATGCTGCGCCGCCCAATGCAATGCTGTACAGATTTGGCTCCACAGGCTCGCCCACAAGTTGGGCAGCCATTTGGACTGCTCGCAGCAGGATCGTACAATCCACCTCCATCATCTCCCTTCGATGTTCAATATACTCCAGGATCGACAGGACCCCATCGTCACGAGCGGCGGCGCGGGCGACGCCCCTGATCTTGTTCACGATGTCGCGGACGTACTCATGCAGCGCCACTGCATACCTCCTCACCTCCACCGGCGCCCGCTTTCCCCACCACCAAACACTCCACTCCCACCACATCAACACGAGACACCTCCACACCCTTTGTGCAAGCTTCCAGAACAAGCCGCTCTACTTCTTATTCTTCTCCGCTCGTTCCTTCTCATACTTCGCCACCAGCTCCTTCTGCAGCTGCGGCGGCGCAGGGGAATAATGGCTAAACTCCATACTAAACTCGCCCTTCCCCTGACTCGCCGCGCGCAGCTGGGACGAGAAGCCGAACATGCTGTTCAATGAGCAATCGGCTGTGAGAGTAAACTCGTCGGGGCCGATTTCGGTGTCGTTGATAGTGGCGTTGCGTTTATTGAGGAGACCGACAATGTTACCCTGGAACTCGTTCGGCGCTGTGATGACGGTTTTCATGAGGGGCTCGAGGACCTGCGGGGCGGCTTTTTGGAAGGCCATGCGGAAGGCTTGTTGGGTTGCGTTCTTGAAAGCCAGTTCGGAGGAGTCGGTCATGTGGGTGGCGCCGTCTTCGATGACCATGGATGTGCCGAGGACGCGGTGGCCGAGGAGGGGACCGGAGCGGCAGGATTCTTGGAAGCCTTTGTCGCAGGCGAAGAGGTATTTCTCGCTGATTGTGCCGCCGATGATGCGTTGTTCGAATTTGTTGTCGCCAAGGTTGCCCGTGGGCTCGAGGTAGCCGACGACACGGGCGTAGTCGCCGGAACCACCGGTTTGCTTTTTGAGGAGGTGGTCGAAGGTGACGTGGTTCTGGATTGTCTCGCGGTAGGCGACCTGTGGTTGACCAGTGACGACTTCGACCTTGTACTCGCGCTTCATGCGCTCGACGTAGATGTCTAGGTGGAGCTCACCCATACCGGAGATGATGGATTCACCAGACTCGATGTCGACATGGACACGGAAGGTTGGGTCCTCACGCTGGAATCGAGAGATGGCTTTGCTGAAGTTGGCGGTATCCTTGGTGTTCTTCGGCTTGATTGAAAGTGAGATGACAGGGTCGGGGACGAACATGGAGGTCATGGAGTAGCCAAGTCCACCATCTGCGAATGTGTCTCCAGAAGCGCAGTCAACGCCAAACACAGCGCAGATTTCGCCAGCACCGATCTCGGATACTTCCTCCATCTCGTTGGAGTGCATGCGCACGATACGAGGAATCTTGACCTTCTGACCAGTTCGGGCATTGTAGACGTTTTGACCCTTGCGGAGTGATCCCTGGTACACTCGAATGTAGGTGAGCTGACCGAAGTTGGACTCCTCCAACTTGAAGGCCAGACCGACGAATGGTAGCGAGTTGTACGAGACCAGCTTCACTTGAGCTTCGTCGCGCTTGCGGTCCAGGGCCAAGTTCTCGACTTCGGATGGGTTGGGCAGGTAATCGACTACAGCATCAAGCATAGGCTGGACAGACTTGTCTGCCAAAGCTGAGCCCATCAGCACTGGCGTAAACTTCAAGCCAATGGTCGCTCGTCGAATAGCACCCTTGATCTCATCGACCGAAGGTTCCCGCTCGTCCAGAACGATATCCGCCATATCCTCATCCACATCCGCCAGAGTCTCAATCATCGTCTGTCTCTTCTCCTTTGCAAATGCCTCGACATCTGCCGGAACCTCATCTTCTCTCACTGTCTCGCCCTTGTAGCCTTCCGAGTAGATAGCCTTCATCCTGATGAGATCCACAACACCCTTGAAGCCGTCCTCCACCCCGATGGGCACCTGCACAGCAGCAGCGGCAATCTTCAGCTTCTGGTTGATGCCGTCCACTGCCTTCCACGGGTTTGCTCCAGCTCTGTCCATCTTGTTCACGAAAGATATTCTAGGGACATTGTATCTCTTCATCTGACGATCCACCGTGACAGTCTGACTCTGCACACCACTGACAGCACACAAGATCATGCATGCTCCATCCAACACTCGCAATGCTCTTTCCACTTCGATCGTGAAGTCAATGTGGCCGGGTGTATCGATCAAGTTGATGTGGTACTTCGCATCTTTCAGCTCTCCAGTAACGGGATCCGGCGTCTTCTTGATCCAGTCACAGAAAGTCGCAGCAGACTGAATTGTGATACCTTTCTCTCTTTCAAGGTCCATACTATCCATCTTTGCGCCGACTGCATCTCTTCCTCGTACTTCGTGGATATCCTTGATTCGTCCAGTATAAAACAGCACACGCTCCGTCGCTGTCGTCTTGCCAGAATCAATATGTG contains the following coding sequences:
- a CDS encoding Elongation factor G, mitochondrial, translated to MRVTGLARSQLRNVALRSCNTASRRTFASSVLPTIRAQNHDRIAPRLQQWQSRRWASAAAAIQETAAHDPTSLSQDAIIENLDPVEAARLDKVRNIGIAAHIDSGKTTATERVLFYTGRIKDIHEVRGRDAVGAKMDSMDLEREKGITIQSAATFCDWIKKTPDPVTGELKDAKYHINLIDTPGHIDFTIEVERALRVLDGACMILCAVSGVQSQTVTVDRQMKRYNVPRISFVNKMDRAGANPWKAVDGINQKLKIAAAAVQVPIGVEDGFKGVVDLIRMKAIYSEGYKGETVREDEVPADVEAFAKEKRQTMIETLADVDEDMADIVLDEREPSVDEIKGAIRRATIGLKFTPVLMGSALADKSVQPMLDAVVDYLPNPSEVENLALDRKRDEAQVKLVSYNSLPFVGLAFKLEESNFGQLTYIRVYQGSLRKGQNVYNARTGQKVKIPRIVRMHSNEMEEVSEIGAGEICAVFGVDCASGDTFADGGLGYSMTSMFVPDPVISLSIKPKNTKDTANFSKAISRFQREDPTFRVHVDIESGESIISGMGELHLDIYVERMKREYKVEVVTGQPQVAYRETIQNHVTFDHLLKKQTGGSGDYARVVGYLEPTGNLGDNKFEQRIIGGTISEKYLFACDKGFQESCRSGPLLGHRVLGTSMVIEDGATHMTDSSELAFKNATQQAFRMAFQKAAPQVLEPLMKTVITAPNEFQGNIVGLLNKRNATINDTEIGPDEFTLTADCSLNSMFGFSSQLRAASQGKGEFSMEFSHYSPAPPQLQKELVAKYEKERAEKNKK